The genomic region AGCCTGGAGGAGCTTCTCATCTCCCTGCGGTCCAACAACGCTGCGCTGCGCGAACTGGGGCACGGGTCTTTCCATCTCGAAAGGTTCATGAAGGCCTACAATCTCGAACCTGCCGCCGCTTACACCTTGCCGGTGAGGGGCGGCGGCTCCCCCGCTGAACTTCGCCGCTTCATCAAAGACGCCTATGGGCGGCCGTATCTTCCAGGCACCACTTTGAAAGGCGCCATAAGAACCGCCCTCTGGATGACCCTCGACCGGTCCGCTTTGCCGAGGGCCAAAGGGGATTTTAGAGGATTTCAGTGGGCCGTCAACGCGCTCGATGGAAAAGACCCGCACCACGACTTTCTCCGCTTTCTGCAGGTGAGCGACAGCCCGGGACTCGAACCGGAGGGGATGCTCGAGGCGCTGGACGTGCGCTTTTTCAATCTCCAATCGCCCGATCAAGCAGGGTGGAAGGATTTTGGCGACAAGAAGACGAAAAACAGCTGGAATGAGGCGCGGGGCGTTTTTGTCGAAGCGGCCCGCGCGGGGACCTGCTTCGTCGCCCGGATCGGCATGGATTCCTTTTTTCAGTCGCAGACGACGCGGCTTGCAGGGGCGTTGCCGGACTGCCCGGGTATCCGCACCCTGCAGGACCTCGCGGACGCCGTCAACCGTCACAGCCTGAGCATAGCCCAAGGGGAGCAGGCGTTCTTCTCGCGCTATGGCGCTGCTGGAACGGGAGCTGCGAAGACCTGCACCGAAATCGCCGCGGCCATCCGAAATCTCGATTCCTCATCGGGCGAATGTATCCTCCGGCTCGCCTGGGGGAGCGGCTGGAAGGGGATGACCGGGAACTGGATGAGTCCGGGCGACCTCGAGGCGGTCAGGCGGGAGAAAAACCTCGGGAAGATCCTCTGCCCGTTCTGCGGCCGCGAAAAACCGCGCAGGGATGGGCCGGGCAGATACAAATGCACCAATAAAAACTGCGGAAAAACTTTCGGCGAGGCCGAGAGACACCTGTTCGCTGTTTTCCCCAAGACGCGCCGCCTGGCCCTCAGCCCTTCGGATGGAACCCCCTGCGTCCCTCTCGGCTGGGTGCTTCTTCGCCCGGTCGAGGACCGACGTTTTGCAGGAGAAGCCCTGGTTACCCTCGAACAGGCAGCCAAGCCGCCTCATCCACATGGATTGGCGGTTCCTCAGGGTGCTTCAGACCCGGTGCCGGCTGCATCAGATCTCCAGCCCGAGAAGGCTGCCGATTTCGGGCCGGAAGAACCGGTCGAGCCGGAGAAGATCCTCTGGCCTGCCGC from Desulfatiglans anilini DSM 4660 harbors:
- the csm5 gene encoding type III-A CRISPR-associated RAMP protein Csm5; this encodes MTTPRDTKTFEVHLLTPLHIGDGEELREGLDFVRSTAGLRVISLEELLISLRSNNAALRELGHGSFHLERFMKAYNLEPAAAYTLPVRGGGSPAELRRFIKDAYGRPYLPGTTLKGAIRTALWMTLDRSALPRAKGDFRGFQWAVNALDGKDPHHDFLRFLQVSDSPGLEPEGMLEALDVRFFNLQSPDQAGWKDFGDKKTKNSWNEARGVFVEAARAGTCFVARIGMDSFFQSQTTRLAGALPDCPGIRTLQDLADAVNRHSLSIAQGEQAFFSRYGAAGTGAAKTCTEIAAAIRNLDSSSGECILRLAWGSGWKGMTGNWMSPGDLEAVRREKNLGKILCPFCGREKPRRDGPGRYKCTNKNCGKTFGEAERHLFAVFPKTRRLALSPSDGTPCVPLGWVLLRPVEDRRFAGEALVTLEQAAKPPHPHGLAVPQGASDPVPAASDLQPEKAADFGPEEPVEPEKILWPAAVLVWTPNNQTLTANHEGQKAYTKSRDIVPESLHKKLFQKKKPVTADVRVEPIGNGFNILEILPQN